The Euphorbia lathyris chromosome 2, ddEupLath1.1, whole genome shotgun sequence genome includes a window with the following:
- the LOC136219948 gene encoding uncharacterized protein, with protein MGQAFRRASGRFRVTDPSPTSKTVSDTRYPVAAKDKVDISRTAAQINNQDSIGSDGDPTVSSENLLEERDQKYDMMLNQMAGRIRTKPGGKLEIGEAAVVEKYNRPMPKLRNTKPDSDRYEERPTTPGTLNIAQLRHIMLLHQGKAEDQNGPMEIRQIAEMFRLEVGQVQQILQFVSLPPEDSNKKKSYQ; from the exons ATGGGTCAAGCATTTCGTCGAGCATCTGGTAGATTTCGAGTTACCGATCCATCTCCTACTTCTAAGACGGTTAGCGACACTAGGTATCCGGTTGCCGCCAAAGATAAGGTGGATATCTCGAGGACTGCCGCCCAAATTAACAATCAGGATTCTATTGGTTCTG ATGGTGATCCAACTGTTAGTTCTGAAAATCTTCTTGAAGAACGAGACCAGAAGTATGATATGATGCTAAATCAAATGGCGGGTAGAATCCGTACGAAGCCTGGAGGAAAACTCGAGATCGGTGAG GCAGCTGTGGTTGAAAAGTATAACAGGCCCATGCCAAAGCTGCGCAACACAAAACCTGATTCCGACCGGTACGAAGAAAGACCGACCACTCCGGGCACTCTGAACATAGCACAGCTGCGCCATATCATGCTTCTGCATCAAGGCAAAGCTGAGGATCAGAATGGGCCAATGGAGATTCGCCAGATCGCTGAGATGTTCCGTCTCGAAGTCGGACAGGTTCAGCAGATCTTGCAGTTTGTATCACTTCCTCCAGAAGAcagcaacaaaaagaaaagttatCAGTGA
- the LOC136219949 gene encoding mitochondrial thiamine diphosphate carrier 2-like, with amino-acid sequence MGEPGQLKRALIDTTAGALAGAVSRTVTSPLDVIKIRFQVQLEPTSSWALVRGTMSTPSKYTGMLQASKDILREEGLAGFWRGNVPALLMVMPYTAIQFTVLHKLKTYASGSTKSENHIHLSPYLSYVSGAFAGCAATVGSYPFDLLRTILASQGEPKVYPTMRSAFVDIVNNRGLRGLYAGLSPTLVEIIPYAGLQFGTYDTFKRWTMAWNHHRSSNTSSTGTENNISSFQLFLCGLAAGTCAKLVCHPLDVVKKRFQVEGLRRHPRYGAPIEHRAYTNMLDALRRILHAEGMAGLYKGILPSTIKAAPAGAVTFVAYEFLSDWLESLWT; translated from the exons ATGGGAGAACCGGGGCAGCTCAAACGGGCGTTGATTGATACCACTGCTGGAGCTCTAGCTGGTGCGGTATCTCGAACGGTTACATCGCCTCTCGATGTTATTAAGATTAGATTCcag GTTCAACTGGAGCCAACTTCTTCATGGGCTTTAGTTCGTGGAACTATGAGCACACCATCTAAGTACACAGGAATGTTACAAGCAAGCAAGGATATATTAAGAGAGGAAGGTTTGGCG GGTTTTTGGCGTGGAAATGTACCAGCTTTACTCATGGTTATGCCATATACTGCCATACAATTTACAGTGTTACACAAATTGAAAACTTATGCTTCTGGTTCTACAAAGTCAG AAAATCACATCCACTTGAGTCCTTACCTCTCTTATGTCAGTGGGGCGTTTGCTGGGTGTGCAGCAACAGTCGGATCATACCCATTTGATCTTTTGAGAACCATACTGGCGTCACAGGGTGAACCTAAG GTGTATCCAACTATGAGGTCTGCATTCGTTGACATTGTGAATAATCGCGGGTTAAGAGGTTTATATGCTGGATTATCACCAACACTTGTTGAGATCATTCCTTATGCTGGGCTCCAGTTTGGCACATACGATACATTTAAACGCTGGACCATG GCCTGGAACCACCACAGATCTTCTAATACAAGCTCGACCGGCACTGAGAACAATATCTCAAGCTTTCAGCTTTTTCTCTGTGGATTGGCGGCTGGGACGTGTGCCAAACTCGTTTGTCATCCTCTTGATGTGGTCAAGAAAAGGTTCCAG GTTGAAGGGCTGAGGAGGCACCCTAGGTACGGTGCTCCGATCGAGCACCGGGCTTACACAAACATGCTCGATGCGCTAAGACGAATCCTGCACGCAGAGGGTATGGCTGGTCTCTACAAAGGCATTCTCCCATCAACTATAAAGGCTGCACCAGCTGGTGCTGTAACATTTGTAGCTTATGAATTCTTATCGGACTGGCTAGAGTCTCTTTGGACTTGA
- the LOC136219950 gene encoding protein SRC2, protein MEQRTLEINLISAKDLNDVNLFSKMDVYVVVSISGGDPQQPNQKTKTPIAHGGGTNPTWNFPAKFTISEPLAQQNRLNLVFQLRCDRALGDKDIGEVNVPIMELLDSIGDGKSMQFVSFQVRKPSGKPKGELNFSFKFSDKVVLSESVSKVEEPMPIITAYPAAPPPPLPLVGPSTASPYGAVPGYYPPPPPQQPPGYGYPPPPGYAVYPPPPPPGYGYPPPPGYGYGQGQPGYPPVQQQQQAQKKNNFGMGLGAGLLGGAIGGMLIGDMVSDGGFDGGF, encoded by the coding sequence ATGGAGCAACGGACTCTAGAAATCAATCTCATCTCCGCTAAAGATCTCAACGATGTCAATCTCTTCTCCAAGATGGATGTCTACGTCGTCGTTTCAATCTCCGGCGGCGATCCTCAGCAACCTAATCAAAAGACTAAAACCCCGATCGCCCACGGCGGCGGCACCAATCCGACCTGGAACTTCCCTGCCAAATTCACCATCAGTGAACCTCTAGCGCAGCAGAATCGCCTCAATCTCGTCTTCCAGCTCCGGTGCGATCGCGCGTTAGGCGACAAGGATATCGGAGAAGTCAACGTTCCGATCATGGAACTATTGGATTCTATCGGAGACGGGAAATCTATGCAGTTCGTTAGTTTTCAAGTCAGGAAACCTTCTGGAAAACCTAAAGGTGAAttgaatttttcttttaaatttagCGATAAAGTTGTGTTATCGGAGAGTGTTTCTAAGGTGGAAGAGCCGATGCCGATCATCACCGCGTATCCAGCAGCTCCTCCTCCGCCTCTTCCTCTAGTTGGTCCTAGTACAGCTTCACCTTATGGTGCTGTTCCCGGATATTATCCCCCGCCTCCGCCGCAGCAGCCGCCAGGTTATGGTTACCCGCCGCCGCCGGGTTATGCTGTATATCCTCCGCCGCCGCCACCTGGTTATGGATATCCACCACCTCCGGGTTACGGGTACGGTCAGGGTCAACCAGGATATCCGCCGgttcagcagcagcagcaggcGCAGAAGAAGAACAATTTTGGGATGGGATTGGGAGCTGGATTGCTCGGCGGAGCTATTGGTGGGATGTTGATCGGAGATATGGTGTCCGATGGTGGGTTTGACGGTGGATTTTGA